The following are from one region of the Dreissena polymorpha isolate Duluth1 chromosome 2, UMN_Dpol_1.0, whole genome shotgun sequence genome:
- the LOC127865555 gene encoding uncharacterized protein LOC127865555 isoform X2: MRLLCGLVVFIIHVPNETHENVLLGKWNETSIECSSKSELTFTFISKTSNRSRNIAECDVMSKTCFMLDKALRHTYTIYYTGRGGILQIINPEETHGTYLCFETYRPEMFASTTIMSPLSFAGDNSGNDAMVTVTGKSIECSSNSELTFKFFNSKLKVTRTLAECDEMSKSCLMFGKDISSKYKLSYTGRGGILQITVLDDETTGTYICCETYDPSNSVRTDIMADYKNEFYNTIDVVREVLQNETDRSSGKSSTNNETIYSIAIPVCVVVVIILIGLIIYVPIHKRSQSQANQRNETFLVESSMDIRHSREREVRATTTKETYELESTTVEISTFADKVIEGVNTTSMSKEDEIKRGIE, encoded by the exons ATGCGGCTTCTGTGTGGATTGGTCGTTTTCATTATTCACG TGCCCAATGAAACGCATGAAAATGTCTTGCTTGGAAAATGGAATGAGACATCAATAGAGTGTTCCTCAAAATCAGAACTCACATTTACGTTTATAAGCAAAACATCAAATAGATCGCGAAATATTGCAGAATGTGACGTAATGAGCAAAACATGTTTTATGCTTGACAAGGCTCTGCGACACACTTACACAATTTACTACACTGGTCGCGGaggtattttacaaattataaatccAGAAGAAACACATGGGACTTATTTATGCTTCGAAACGTACAGACCAGAAATGTTTGCCAGCACGACCATTATGTCGCCTTTATCATTTGCGGGTGATAATTCTGGGAACGATGCAATGGTCACTGTGACGGGAAAGTCAATAGAATGTTCTTCAAACTCAGAACTCACGTTTAAGTTCTTTAACAGTAAATTAAAAGTAACTCGAACACTCGCCGAATGTGACGAAATgtcaaaatcatgtttaatgtttGGGAAAGATATTTCCAGCAAATACAAACTTTCTTACACTGGTCGCGGAGGAATTTTGCAAATAACCGTTTTAGACGATGAAACAACTGGCACATACATATGTTGTGAAACCTACGATCCCAGCAATAGTGTACGTACTGATATCATGGCTGACTATAAGAATGAATTTTATAACACTATCGATGTTGTCCGTGAAGTGTTACAGAATGAAACGG ATAGATCTTCGGGGAAATCTAGCACGAACAATGAAACTATTTACTCAATTGCGATTCCTGTTTGTGTCGTTGTGGTTATCATCCTTATCGGATTGATTATTTATGTTCCGATACACA aaCGCAGTCAAAGTCAAGCTAACCAGAGG aaCGAAACCTTTTTGGTGGAGAGCTCCATGGATATTCGACATAGCCGAGAAAGG GAAGTACGCGCTACAACAACAAAAGAGACGTATGAACTAGAGTCGACCACAGTGGAAATAAGTACTTTTGCTGACAAGGTAATCGAAGGCGTGAACACTACATCCATGTCTAAAGAAGATGAAATTAAAAGAGGTATTGAGTAA
- the LOC127865555 gene encoding uncharacterized protein LOC127865555 isoform X1: MRLLCGLVVFIIHVPNETHENVLLGKWNETSIECSSKSELTFTFISKTSNRSRNIAECDVMSKTCFMLDKALRHTYTIYYTGRGGILQIINPEETHGTYLCFETYRPEMFASTTIMSPLSFAGDNSGNDAMVTVTGKSIECSSNSELTFKFFNSKLKVTRTLAECDEMSKSCLMFGKDISSKYKLSYTGRGGILQITVLDDETTGTYICCETYDPSNSVRTDIMADYKNEFYNTIDVVREVLQNETDRSSGKSSTNNETIYSIAIPVCVVVVIILIGLIIYVPIHKRSQSQANQRVEFNRKAKENETFLVESSMDIRHSREREVRATTTKETYELESTTVEISTFADKVIEGVNTTSMSKEDEIKRGIE; the protein is encoded by the exons ATGCGGCTTCTGTGTGGATTGGTCGTTTTCATTATTCACG TGCCCAATGAAACGCATGAAAATGTCTTGCTTGGAAAATGGAATGAGACATCAATAGAGTGTTCCTCAAAATCAGAACTCACATTTACGTTTATAAGCAAAACATCAAATAGATCGCGAAATATTGCAGAATGTGACGTAATGAGCAAAACATGTTTTATGCTTGACAAGGCTCTGCGACACACTTACACAATTTACTACACTGGTCGCGGaggtattttacaaattataaatccAGAAGAAACACATGGGACTTATTTATGCTTCGAAACGTACAGACCAGAAATGTTTGCCAGCACGACCATTATGTCGCCTTTATCATTTGCGGGTGATAATTCTGGGAACGATGCAATGGTCACTGTGACGGGAAAGTCAATAGAATGTTCTTCAAACTCAGAACTCACGTTTAAGTTCTTTAACAGTAAATTAAAAGTAACTCGAACACTCGCCGAATGTGACGAAATgtcaaaatcatgtttaatgtttGGGAAAGATATTTCCAGCAAATACAAACTTTCTTACACTGGTCGCGGAGGAATTTTGCAAATAACCGTTTTAGACGATGAAACAACTGGCACATACATATGTTGTGAAACCTACGATCCCAGCAATAGTGTACGTACTGATATCATGGCTGACTATAAGAATGAATTTTATAACACTATCGATGTTGTCCGTGAAGTGTTACAGAATGAAACGG ATAGATCTTCGGGGAAATCTAGCACGAACAATGAAACTATTTACTCAATTGCGATTCCTGTTTGTGTCGTTGTGGTTATCATCCTTATCGGATTGATTATTTATGTTCCGATACACA aaCGCAGTCAAAGTCAAGCTAACCAGAGG GTTGAATTTAATAGAAAAGCAAAAGAG aaCGAAACCTTTTTGGTGGAGAGCTCCATGGATATTCGACATAGCCGAGAAAGG GAAGTACGCGCTACAACAACAAAAGAGACGTATGAACTAGAGTCGACCACAGTGGAAATAAGTACTTTTGCTGACAAGGTAATCGAAGGCGTGAACACTACATCCATGTCTAAAGAAGATGAAATTAAAAGAGGTATTGAGTAA
- the LOC127865552 gene encoding uncharacterized protein LOC127865552 produces MLGNVIILSVFVNYAAAYTVCPMHVECIPGCVKIDQWGCKTCACGPMMFHPGAGYRGMPGGGMGGGSFTPGTLGGGSMFGSNQGSAHTAEKPMKDCTGTMLCMMTCKGHYSLGDVQQNGCRACTCPKPQEVVTVQEVKPAPQPVYQEVKPVTHHECTGTKLCMMTCKGQYVLGEKGSDGCQSCACIPEQKIQVVQPAPKEEECHETTLCMLSCKNGYSLTPKCNDGCHNECQKCTCLEPVVHVIQQVEQKKECPKTLECMLTCKDGYHLGSNGADGCPTCSCLAPQRVIQVFEVKCAQALSCPRGCSVGYKCNTDGCPTCECIEPHVIGVMTVKEIYTEQKLTCNSALSCPKSCSLGYKCGTDGCPICECCIEVHTATECTDGCDGHNSGTQSSGSNFLTPGAGSSSSGGSGMGLGLPGGNSAGVNGGSGFGSSSGHGTGSSGGMGFTSTTGSGSNGGSVSGSGPFTATMGGGASTGNSVGQNPGTGFAPTVDSCGPFGCLPGNNNTDSTMGGLGGSITQTDGSANGNASPNGNLNNAHQTDTGNGLSQHGSFPDVQSGSNPYGNGNVDNGSGLGSGSIHQVDGGGAGSVSQFGNFNNIDQTFGSGSGSAVSPFQPGSATGSGSMASGGGSGSGAGMASPFNPGSATGGTGSESGGPFKPVSGGPAGNGAGMASGSSGNGSPGQGTGSGPFNQLANGGSGGNGGPYSSSLGSNWQSGSANGKGWANGGTDGPFSNGQGSGTSSGQFHNMNGSGNGTPLNGGHTAGSGAMGTGNGAIGSGANYGSGGQTGANLAGGSSSGQFGQAPGTGGTGPFAMTSGNGGQANNNSGLPMSPYSVAAGGNANGGPFAGAMNGGSGSSGSGPYSGAGSSGNGAQAGGSGSGSGGNNPFGTFGGNPYGSGFDNSYGAGPGHLTDGSGGNIEQNVGGYGTGPYVMGNSGSVMGGMGNAQSGSGTGPFSSSAGAANGGSKGGTGNGSPTTGSGTTSELTGAEMIAIIKECPVALKCMESCTSGYNLHWSETQGCPICVCASGSGSVPSYIVQEDTRRSINILPLKPKHCVTFFNCSSQCMQGFATDRNGCPSCTCVGQPEAPLSKQQPLYCAGNFDCPLTCRHAYKCGQDGCPTCECISVTNVKPQVQVTAPQPSTGVSTLISKCSGTVKCMSECAHGYTLGTEGHDGCPQCTCINTQTSVCHDVCEKKPEVAVHACDVTVQCMASCTNGYVLMDAGSDGCPRCACKQPSCTSGCEETTHVIQLKTSECGSSCESSCTGECGSTSGGTVQIVSGGSSGGVSSGGGAAMTGGGSSGGAAGGAVGGGSGRMGGASGGQDCAPLPPNCHPYCIKYDVAHCRICECQSTGTGAYGG; encoded by the exons ATGCTTGGGAACgttattattttaagtgtttttgtAAATTATGCGG CCGCCTACACCGTCTGTCCGATGCATGTAGAGTGCATACCCGGATGTGTGAAGATTGACCAATGGGGTTGCAAGACGTGCGCCTGCGGACCAATGATGTTCCACCCAGGCGCAGGCTACAGGGGCATGCCGGGAG GCGGAATGGGAGGAGGGAGTTTCACCCCCGGAACACTGGGAGGGGGAAGTATGTTCGGATCGAACCAGGGAAGTGCGCATACCGCGGAGAAACCGATGAAA GATTGTACGGGCACTATGCTATGTATGATGACATGCAAGGGGCACTACTCGTTGGGTGATGTACAACAGAATGGTTGTCGCGCCTGCACCTGTCCCAAACCGCAAGAGGTCGTTACAG TTCAAGAGGTGAAGCCAGCCCCACAGCCAGTATACCAAGAGGTGAAGCCGGTAACCCATCACGAGTGCACGGGAACCAAACTGTGCATGATGACATGTAAGGGACAGTACGTTCTCGGAGAGAAAGGAAGCGACGGATGTCAATCGTGCGCATGTATTCCAG AACAAAAGATACAGGTGGTTCAACCAGCGCCAAAGGAAGAAGAATGCCACGAGACCACCTTGTGCATGTTGTCTTGTAAGAATGGCTACTCACTGACGCCGAAATGTAACGATGGATGCCACAATGAATGCCAAAAATGCACGTGCCTAG AGCCGGTGGTTCATGTCATCCAGCAAGTCGAACAGAAGAAGGAGTGCCCCAAGACCCTGGAGTGCATGCTTACCTGTAAGGACGGGTACCATCTGGGATCCAACGGAGCCGACGGATGTCCGACATGCAGCTGTCTCGCGC CACAACGTGTGATCCAGGTCTTTGAGGTTAAATGTGCCCAGGCCCTCTCCTGTCCGAGGGGATGCTCAGTGGGCTACAAATGCAACACCGATGGATGCCCCACGTGCGAGTGCATCGAACCACACG TGATCGGCGTAATGACCGTAAAGGAAATATACACTGAGCAGAAGCTTACGTGTAACTCCGCTCTCTCGTGCCCGAAATCGTGTTCACTGGGCTACAAGTGCGGCACCGACGGTTGTCCCATATGCGAATGTTGCATTGAAGTACACACAG CGACCGAGTGCACCGATGGATGCGACGGACATAATTCCGGTACACAAAGTTCGGGAAGTAATTTTCTCACACCGGGGGCTGGTAGCAGTTCTTCGGGCGGATCTGGAATGGGACTTGGGCTTCCCGGTGGGAACAGCGCAGGCGTCAATGGTGGTTCCGGGTTTGGTAGTTCGAGTGGACATGGCACAGGATCCAGTGGCGGAATGGGTTTCACATCAACAACAGGATCTGGCAGCAACGGTGGTTCAGTGTCTGGTTCTGGTCCTTTCACTGCGACAATGGGAGGAGGTGCGTCGACCGGAAACAGCGTGGGACAGAATCCCGGAACCGGCTTCGCTCCGACTGTTGACTCGTGCGGACCATTTGGGTGTTTACCAGGAAACAATAACACCGACAGTACGATGGGCGGCCTTGGAGGAAGCATTACGCAAACTGACGGAAGCGCGAACGGAAATGCTTCTCCGAATGGAAACTTAAATAACGCACACCAAACAGACACTGGTAACGGTTTATCCCAGCATGGTAGCTTCCCAGATGTTCAGTCAGGTTCAAACCCGTACGGAAACGGCAATGTAGATAATGGTTCTGGTTTGGGTTCGGGTTCAATTCACCAGGTCGACGGCGGGGGCGCGGGGTCTGTTTCACAATTCGGTAATTTTAACAATATTGACCAAACCTTTGGATCAGGAAGTGGTTCCGCTGTTTCTCCTTTCCAACCCGGATCTGCAACAGGCAGTGGCTCAATGGCAAGTGGGGGAGGATCGGGCTCAGGGGCCGGAATGGCGTCACCGTTTAACCCCGGATCAGCTACTGGTGGGACTGGTAGCGAAAGTGGCGGTCCTTTTAAACCCGTTTCAGGGGGTCCAGCTGGCAACGGCGCTGGAATGGCAAGTGGAAGTTCCGGTAATGGATCCCCAGGTCAAGGAACCGGAAGTGGTCCTTTTAATCAACTCGCGAACGGTGGTTCCGGTGGCAATGGTGGTCCCTATTCCTCAAGTCTGGGATCGAACTGGCAAAGCGGCTCAGCGAACGGAAAGGGATGGGCGAATGGTGGCACTGACGGACCGTTTTCAAATGGACAAGGCAGTGGCACATCGTCAGGTCAGTTTCATAATATGAACGGATCCGGTAACGGAACGCCGTTGAACGGAGGTCACACCGCAGGATCAGGAGCCATGGGTACCGGAAATGGAGCTATAGGGAGTGGCGCGAATTACGGATCGGGCGGACAGACAGGTGCGAATCTAGCAGGTGGGTCATCTAGCGGTCAGTTTGGACAAGCTCCTGGCACTGGCGGAACTGGACCTTTTGCAATGACTTCCGGTAACGGCGGACAAGCGAACAACAACAGCGGGCTTCCCATGAGTCCTTATTCAGTAGCGGCGGGCGGAAACGCAAACGGTGGACCCTTTGCAGGAGCTATGAATGGCGGGAGCGGCTCTAGTGGATCGGGACCCTACAGCGGCGCTGGTTCAAGTGGAAACGGCGCACAAGCTGGGGGCAGCGGTAGCGGAAGCGGTGGTAACAATCCATTCGGAACATTTGGTGGAAATCCTTATGGGAGTGGGTTCGACAACAGCTATGGTGCGGGACCAGGACATCTCACGGACGGTTCCGGTGGGAACATCGAGCAGAACGTAGGAGGTTACGGTACTGGCCCCTATGTAATGGGTAACTCCGGGTCCGTGATGGGCGGGATGGGGAACGCACAAAGCGGAAGTGGTACCGGTCCATTCTCTTCCTCAGCGGGGGCGGCTAACGGAGGCTCGAAGGGAGGTACGGGTAATGGGTCACCCACCACCGGATCCGGAACAACTTCCGAATTGACGGGTGCAGAAATGATCGCCATTATTAAGGAATGTCCGGTTGCGCTAAAGTGCATGGAAAGCTGTACCAGCGGCTACAATCTTCACTGGTCCGAAACGCAGGGATGTCCTATCTGCGTATGCGCAAGCGGAAGCGGAAGCGTCCCCTCATACATAGTGCAAGAAG ATACACGCAGATCGATAAATATTCTTCCGCTCAAACCTAAACATTGCGTGACGTTCTTCAATTGCTCCTCCCAATGCATGCAAGGGTTCGCCACCGACCGCAACGGATGTCCCAGTTGCACATGCGTCGGGCAGCCGGAAG CACCGCTTTCGAAACAACAACCGCTCTATTGCGCTGGCAATTTTGACTGTCCGCTTACTTGTAGACATGCTTACAAGTGCGGACAAGATGGCTGCCCGACCTGTGAATGTATTTCCG TAACAAACGTGAAGCCACAAGTTCAGGTGACTGCGCCACAACCCAGCACAG GCGTAAGCACACTTATCAGTAAGTGCTCAGGCACCGTCAAATGCATGTCCGAATGCGCGCACGGATACACGCTTGGGACGGAAGGACATGACGGATGCCCACAATGCACCTGCATCAATACCCAGACAA GCGTCTGCCATGACGTATGCGAAAAGAAACCGGAAGTAGCTGTGCACGCGTGTGACGTTACGGTCCAGTGTATGGCGAGCTGCACTAACGGGTACGTGCTTATGGATGCCGGCAGTGACGGCTGTCCTCGCTGCGCCTGCAAGCAGCCGTCGTGCACTTCCGGCTGTGAAGAGACGACACAC gtGATTCAGCTGAAGACATCAGAATGCGGATCGAGCTGCGAATCTTCCTGTACCGGCGAGTGTGGATCCACGTCTG GTGGTACAGTGCAAATCGTTTCCGGCGGAAGTAGCGGCGGAGTCTCAAGCGGAGGCGGGGCGGCGATGACTGGTGGTGGAAGTAGCGGCGGTGCTGCCGGTGGAGCGGTTGGAGGCGGAAGTGGTCGTATGGGCGGCGCTTCAG GCGGCCAGGATTGTGCGCCTCTACCCCCGAATTGCCACCCTTATTGTATCAAGTACGATGTGGCCCATTGCAGAATATGCGAATGCCAAA GTACCGGTACGGGCGCATACGGTGGTTAG